CCCCATCTCGTGAGCGATGATATGCGCAAGAGAAGTCTTACCTAAACCCTGCGGGCCAGAGAGGAGAATGTGTTCTAACGGTTCTTTTCTATTTAAAGCAGCCGAAATAGTTATATTTAAACCTTCTACAACCTTGCCTTGTCCGATAAACTCCTCTAAACGTTGCGGTCTTAAAGAAAGGTTAAAAATTAAATCTTCCTCGGTTTCCTGTGGAACAATTATTCTTTCTCGCTCTTCTTGCATATCCTTATTACCTCAATATCTTGCGGTTACGATAGATTTCATTCAACAATGCCTCTGTGGTATCTATTGTTGGATTTCTCTCTAAGGCTTCTTTAATCATCTTTTCTGCCTCGTATTTCTTATATTGTAACTGAAGCAGTACCGTTAAAGCCTCATTTTCAATACTCTCCTTTTCTATTTTCTCTCTCGGTAATTCCTCATCTTGGATTAGCCCAAACTTACCAATTTTACCCTGTAATTTAGCAACTATCTCTTTAGCCCTCTGTTTACCAATACCGGGCAGAGAACTGAGAACACCGATATTACCTTCATCAATCGCACGTGCAATCTTGGAGATAGGCATATTTAAAGCCTTTACTGCAGTACGTGGTCCCACTCCCGAAACACTGATAAAATATTCGAAAAACTCTCTTTCAACCTCATTGGAAAAACCTATCAAAATAGGGATACTTCGATTGGGTTCCATCTGATGATAGTGATAAGTAACCAGAGAAATCACATCTTTAACCTGATAGTTCCTCTCGATATTATGCATCACTGTGGGAGGGACAATAATTTCATAACATATTCCCTGGACTTCTAAAATAATCTGGTTTTCCTTTCTTTCAACGATTGTACCTTCTATACGGGAAATCATTTCTTAAAAAAATAAAGATTTTGTGATTTGGAAGCTTTTCTTAAGCGATGACAGTCTGTTTCTACTATATGTGCGTGAGCAAGAGCAAGTGCAAGCGCATCGGAAACGTCTTTCGGTTGAGGAGTTTGTTCCAAGCCAAGAAGGTACTGAATCATCCTCTGAATCTGTTCCTTTGTAGCATTGCCTCTTCCGCAAATTGCTTTTTTGACACGGGTGGAAGAATAGCCTATAAGAGGAATTTGCTTTTCTTCAGCCACCAAGCTTATTACCCCTCGTGCATGGCCCATAAGAATCGCGGTTTTAGGGTGACGGTAGTGAGAATAGAGCTCTTCTAAAACAATTGCATCGGGATGAAATTCTTCGACTAATTTCTTTACTCCTTGATAAATCTTCCCTATTTTCTGAGATAAGGAGAATTTTTGTGTGGTTTTTATCACTCCTGCTTCTAAAATGCGGGGGTTAAAATTAAGATTTGCCTCTACCAACCCGTAACCTGTAATGTTTAAACCCGGATCAATTCCTAATATGCACATCTTACAATATATCAATTAGTCAAATAGTCGAAAAATAAACCTTTGATTTGTATAATTATATAACCGAAGGAGGAGAATTGTAAAGGAGAAAAAATAAAACTCTAACTGCGAAATACTTGGATTATGTAGCTAACAACGGAAAGATTAACCTTAATTTTCTATTTCTATTCGTGAGGTCAATAAATACTAAAATACCTAACTTCCCATCTAAATACTCAGCTATTAACTCCCCGTTACTTCTTTAATAAGCTCATCGGGAACATCAAAGTTAGCATAAACATTCCTTACATCCTCGTGATCTTCTAACTCCTGAACTAGGGCAAGAACCTGTTTTGCAGCGTCCCCTGTAAGTTTTACCGTATTAGCAGGAAGCATGGTAATCTCTGCGGAGATATATCTTATTTGAGAATCGAATAAAGCCTGTTTAACTTTCTCAAAATCCTGAACAGGAGTGGTAATTTCATAATTATCCTCTTGAGTAGTTATATCTTCTGCACCCGCATTTACTACAATGTCCATCAACTTTTCTTCGTCTATTTCTTTTTTATCTACTACAATAAAACCTTTTTTATGAAAAATCCAGCTTACACTTCCGGCGCCTGCAAGATTTCCACCTTTACGGGAAAAGATGGTTCTAATCTCCGCGGCGGCACGATTCTTATTGTCGGTCAAAAGTTCCACCATAATCGCTACCCCATTTGGGCCATACCCTTCGATGGTCATCTCTTCGTAACTCACTCCTGGTAATTCTCCCGTTCCTCTCTTTATTGCTCTATCAATGTTATCCGAAGGCATATTTGCCTCGCGAGCTTTCTGAATTAAGAGGCGCAATTTAGTATTGGTCTCAGGATTACCACCTCCTTGCCGTGCCACAGCAGTTAACTCTTTAGCTATTTTTGAAAAAAGTTTTCCTTTTTGGGCATCTACCAGAGCCTTTTTATGCTTTATCCCTGCCCATTTAGAATGACCAGACATATCTTACTCCCCCTGTTTACTTTACTGAAACGCCAAACATTGATTCTAGATAAATAGATTTTTTATTATATACCTTCAAAAGGAATCTGTAAATAATAAAAATTAATCAATCTTTATAATTTGCACCCTCTTTGTTACTAAATTAAAAACTCACTTAACTCTCTGTTACTAAGCTTATTCTTCCTTTGTATCCTTAGGTTTTGCTTGGGCAATAATGCGCTCAGAAATTTTTGCAGGAACCTCCTCATAATGCGAAAACTTCATAGTATAGAAACCCCTTCCCTGTGTCATAGAACGAAGGTCGGTAGCGTAACGAAACATCTCTGCCAGGGGCACCTTAGCACGAATAACCTGATTTTTTCCCTTTATATCTACACCTTGAATCCTGCCTCGACGAGAATTAAGGTCACCGCTTATTTGTCCCATATATTCCTCAGGAACACATATTTCTACATCCATAATCGGTTCAATAAGCACCGGACCTGCTTCCAGAGCTCCCTTTCGTAAAGCCATTGCCCCCGCAATTTGGAAAGCCAAATCCGAAGAATCTACGGGATGGAATGAACCATCATAAATAGTCACTCTCATATCCACCAAAGGATATCCTGCTAACACCCCCTCGGACATCGCTTGAATAACTCCTTTTTCTACTGCAGGAATATACTGACGGGGAACCGCACCTCCAAAAATCTCATCCACAAATTCAAAGCCTTTCCCGCGGGGTAAAGGTTCCAGTCTTAACAAGCAATCTCCATACTGCCCTCTTCCTCCGGATTGCCGTTTATATTTACCTTGCACCTCGGTTTTTTTAGTAATCGTTTCTTTGTAAGGAACTTTGGGAGTTCCTATTTCTACATCTACCCCAAATCTTTCCTTTAAACGTTGAACCATTACTTCCAGATGAAGATCCCCCATTCCCGAAATAATCAACTCTTTAGTCTGGGGGTCACGGTTTATTTTGAAAGTAAGGTCTTCTCCGGCAAGACGGGCAAGCCCCGAAGAAATTTTTTCTTCATCGGTACGGGCTTTAGGTTTCACCGAAAAAGAAATAGATGTTTCAGGAAAAACAATGGGTTCAAATAAAATTATTTCTTTCTCATCAGAAAGAGAATCTGAAGTAAAGGTATCTTTTAATTTTGCTACCGCTCCAATCATCCCAGCGCTAATCTGAGGAACGGGAACCTGCGTTTTCCCCTGAAGGATATACAATGGACCTACTCGTTCCTTGATTTTTTTTGTAGCGTTGTAAAAACCTGTGTTAGCATTTAGAACCCCTGAGTAGAGACGAAAAAGATTCAATTGACCTACATAAGGGTCAATAATAGTCTTAAATACGAAACCGCTCAACGGCTCTTCAGACGATATCTTCCGACTAATAGTAGCCCCATTAATGTCCTTGCCCTCAACATAACCTATATCCAAAGGAGAAGGGAAGTAATCAACAATAACCTCAATCAATTCTTTTACCCCTAGGTTATTAAATGCCGAACCGCAGATAACCGGAACAACTTTTCCTTTTACTACTGCTTTTCGGAGTGCCTCCTTTGTTTCTTCAGGGGTAAGTTCACCTTTCTCCAGATATTTCTCCAATATAACATCATCCGCCTCAGCAGCAGATTCAATAAGACTCTCCTTGAAATTACCTAATAACTGATGGTCAGCCTGAGAATCAAGGACATTGATTACCCCTTTAAAATTTTGAGCTTCACCCTGAGGAATAATTAAAGGAACGCATTTCCTCCCAAATTGCTCCTGAATACTTCCTAAGGCAAGAGTAAAACTCGCATTTTCTTTGTCCATTTTGTTAATAAAAATTAAGCGGGGAATTTTTTTCTCATCAAGCATTTCCCAAATACGTTCCGTCCCCACCTCTACCCCACTGGTAGCATCAATAACTACAATTGCGCTATCTATTGCTCTTAAAGAAGAAATCGCCTCCCCAATAAAATCTGCATAACCGGGGGTATCCAAAAATTGCATCCTCAACCCTTTATAATCGGCATAGAGTAAAGAGGTATTTATAGAAACTTTACGGGCTATCTCATCAGAGGAATAATCGCTTACAGTGTTTCCTTCATCAACTTTCCCCAGACGATTGGTCA
The Candidatus Omnitrophota bacterium DNA segment above includes these coding regions:
- a CDS encoding helix-hairpin-helix domain-containing protein; this encodes MISRIEGTIVERKENQIILEVQGICYEIIVPPTVMHNIERNYQVKDVISLVTYHYHQMEPNRSIPILIGFSNEVEREFFEYFISVSGVGPRTAVKALNMPISKIARAIDEGNIGVLSSLPGIGKQRAKEIVAKLQGKIGKFGLIQDEELPREKIEKESIENEALTVLLQLQYKKYEAEKMIKEALERNPTIDTTEALLNEIYRNRKILR
- the ruvC gene encoding crossover junction endodeoxyribonuclease RuvC: MCILGIDPGLNITGYGLVEANLNFNPRILEAGVIKTTQKFSLSQKIGKIYQGVKKLVEEFHPDAIVLEELYSHYRHPKTAILMGHARGVISLVAEEKQIPLIGYSSTRVKKAICGRGNATKEQIQRMIQYLLGLEQTPQPKDVSDALALALAHAHIVETDCHRLRKASKSQNLYFFKK
- a CDS encoding YebC/PmpR family DNA-binding transcriptional regulator — encoded protein: MSGHSKWAGIKHKKALVDAQKGKLFSKIAKELTAVARQGGGNPETNTKLRLLIQKAREANMPSDNIDRAIKRGTGELPGVSYEEMTIEGYGPNGVAIMVELLTDNKNRAAAEIRTIFSRKGGNLAGAGSVSWIFHKKGFIVVDKKEIDEEKLMDIVVNAGAEDITTQEDNYEITTPVQDFEKVKQALFDSQIRYISAEITMLPANTVKLTGDAAKQVLALVQELEDHEDVRNVYANFDVPDELIKEVTGS
- the fusA gene encoding elongation factor G gives rise to the protein MSGIEIKDLRIFGIFSHAGAGKTSLSEAILYNAGMTNRLGKVDEGNTVSDYSSDEIARKVSINTSLLYADYKGLRMQFLDTPGYADFIGEAISSLRAIDSAIVVIDATSGVEVGTERIWEMLDEKKIPRLIFINKMDKENASFTLALGSIQEQFGRKCVPLIIPQGEAQNFKGVINVLDSQADHQLLGNFKESLIESAAEADDVILEKYLEKGELTPEETKEALRKAVVKGKVVPVICGSAFNNLGVKELIEVIVDYFPSPLDIGYVEGKDINGATISRKISSEEPLSGFVFKTIIDPYVGQLNLFRLYSGVLNANTGFYNATKKIKERVGPLYILQGKTQVPVPQISAGMIGAVAKLKDTFTSDSLSDEKEIILFEPIVFPETSISFSVKPKARTDEEKISSGLARLAGEDLTFKINRDPQTKELIISGMGDLHLEVMVQRLKERFGVDVEIGTPKVPYKETITKKTEVQGKYKRQSGGRGQYGDCLLRLEPLPRGKGFEFVDEIFGGAVPRQYIPAVEKGVIQAMSEGVLAGYPLVDMRVTIYDGSFHPVDSSDLAFQIAGAMALRKGALEAGPVLIEPIMDVEICVPEEYMGQISGDLNSRRGRIQGVDIKGKNQVIRAKVPLAEMFRYATDLRSMTQGRGFYTMKFSHYEEVPAKISERIIAQAKPKDTKEE